The DNA window AAAACTTCCGTATTGGCATCATAGACCCGCACTAATGAAATCGCATAGTTCATGTCCTCAGTGAGAAAATCAATTACTCTTTTAGGGGATGGGAGATTATCTCCATTTCTTCCATAAATAATCCCAGCATCCCCACCTGAAAATTGTCAACGGGAAGCAAATTAATACGGTGATATAATGTAATTGCAGATAAATGTGTCACAGATCCAGAGGTTTTAAGGGCATGATTCGATCGTTTCTTAACACGATTAGAAATCGTGCTTATATATGCTCGAGGATTAGTGGGGAATTACTCTCACCTAAGACCATCGAGATGTGAATTGCAGCCACTGTTAGCACCATGATCCACATAGCAATTTTAGGTGTTAACATCTTGAGTTACTGATCACCTGCTTAAACACACTAGAGCAAACAAATAGAGGGAATAAAGTAAAATTTCACACTGAAATTACTCAAGAACTATTAGTAAATAGCAATACGAAAACCTCGACCGCTCTCAAACCCTAGCTAATTATCAAACTCTTAATTAGCAGCCCCCTCCCACTATTTTCCTTACAAATATATATCCTTTCTCACAAATAAAAATCTTCATGAAATATTTAGAATGAGATATGGTACACTAAATTCGACTGGGAAAGAATGTATATATGATGTTTTATACTGGGAAAGAATATAAATCTAATAAACAAAATTccaagttcttattttttttgtggtatCTACAATAATCTCTGTCAAGCAACTATCAGAATAACAAAAACAGTTATCAGCAGTATTGTTACTTACAGAGCAACGAGCTTCTTTCCTTGCAAGGATATATATTCTTCTATGGTAAAGGTCAAAGCATTACGTTTATAAAAGAGGATTTGAATTAGTTCAAACAAACCATTtatacaagaagaagaagaagaagacgaagaaggtCAAACAAACCGTTTCAAAATATAACTGCCTAGTCAGATTTTTTGACTTTCGAATGATTGAATGTTTGCCACTTCTCAAATGATCATAATTTTATTGCCAAATGTGAAGAGCTGCTGCATGTGACAGATTAATTCTCGTGAGAAAACAATCAATGAGGAGTTATCTGCAATGAATTACATTAGCTATGTATAACCATGGCTTTGCTAATTCTACAGCAGATTAGATATCATAACACTACCTGTTTTGTACAAGAATACATTAAGATGGGTAATATGCATGCACTTTTGCAATAACAATTACACTTTAACCGGCAATCCATCATGAGTTCTTCATTCCTCCTCATGAGATGTGCTTCGGACGCTCAAGTCCTCGTATTGCGCATGATTCGATGCCATCCGCAGGTCATGATTTTGGCACCTGTTCGAGTAGAGAATTGCACTGCATACGATGAAACATATCAACTACCCAGATAATTATAAAGAGAGGCACCTCTGATTCTCAAGATTAATTTCTCTTTGTActgtattaaataaataaatctatctgtaattcagtgttttttttccctgccTCGGATTCTCAAGGACTTCATAACAAAAGAAGTTCAAAAAATTTGGATAATGGTCCGCACAGTAGCTCActccttttgttttggattgAGGTGACAACTGAATGTGCTCTATTATTTACTCTTAATGATCTTTTTGAtcctttcttttataataaatgaaattaagtgAATTGAAAGTATACAGACCAAGTTGGAGTCTGCAATCTATCCAGCCAGTTAGAAGACTAATTATGAACAATAATGATCACTTTAAACTATTAATCTATACTTTCTAGGCCTTGTTGCagttaaaacatatatttatactaATTCCAGAATCAGACACCaggcaattttattttttaaattatttgaattttgtgAGAACAGGCCCATAAGAACAACTCGTATTGGCCTCTTGTGCTTCGTCCAATTTGAGGGGTATAAAATTCAGCCATGACCACTTATATCTCTTGACCACTAATTACTCTGAGATGGACCGTTGTTATTCCCTGTTTCTCTTGACCTGACCCTCACAGAGTATAATGGCGAAGTAGATACAGCCCAGAACATATAACTCCTTCAGAAACTACCCACAAAATTGATGCTGCGTGGTGACAATGATCAAACTGAAACTTCTAACTGTACTTCAGATCCTTCTCCCTTCCAAACTCGTTGAGTCGATATGTCGCAGCTAGATTTTATCTCTATAACGTTCCTGAATCATTTATGTTTATAAGAGATTGAAGGGAAACTAAATAACATCAAAGCCAAATTCTATacatgtattattttattacttaCAGCAAGCTCACTTTCTTGTGAAAAGTAAACAACTTTTCATTTCGACACTCTTTTATCATCCTAAACGGATGCAGTCTAGAATATCACCCTCGCCTTCACATCTTCTTCTGCACAGTAACCAGATCAAGAGTCGACCCATATGACCGGTTCAGGGCTTCAGCACACCAGCCATGCCCATCATCAACTGTAGGCATCCTGACTTCCATAAACGGTGCCATTGGCTGATCAGTTCCTGGAATCACCACTCCAGCAAAAACTCTGAGCGTATTTGAGGCATCAATGTCCATGCACACATTTATCTCTGGAACTCCTTTGGGTGCAGCTGGGATTCCCACGATCTTGAAATAACCCAGAAGATGATTCTCTTCCACCTTTGTCCCCTCACCTTCATAGACAAGTATTAGAGCTTCGGTTTGGTTATCATGGGTGGTTGTGAATAACAACTCTTTCCTTGCTGGCATTGTGGTATTTCTAGGTATGATTGGGACAAAGCAGTTCCCATCTGCTCTAATTCCAATGCCAAGGGGGGTAGCTTGGATTGTTAACAGATCCAAATTTCCAAAGGGGTCAATGATTCCTGATGCAACTGCTCCTTCTAGTGCTGCCCCACAGACTGCAGCTTCCAATGGATCTATTGCTTTGTAAAGTTCCTCTCTTTTGCACACAGCCTTGACAACGTTTCTTATCTTTGGGATATATGAACACCCGCCTACAAGTATAACATCAGTCAAATCCTCTATGTCTACCTTTGAGTCACGCAAGCACTGTCTTACGAGGCTCTCACACTTTTCAAACACCTTAAGGTTCACTTGCTCGAATTCCTCCCTAGTGACCACCTTATATATCTTGGATCCATTTCCCAAGTCAACATTCACCTGAACACTGCTCTGCGAGGAGAGCTGATGGATTGCATCTTCAGTTGCTACTCGAAGCAACCCCAACGATTTGATCTCGTTGACTCTGTGGTTCAGGAAAAGGCTCTCTGAGTTTGGCAAGAGATACTGCATCATGTTCTGCAGTATGTCTTCGCCTCCAATAGCAGCTCCTGCTAAAGCCTTAATCTGTGAAACTCCTCCAGCAGTGGCAGTAACAGCTACATCACAATACCCAGCACCCATGTTAAATATAAGGGCGTTCTTCTCACTTCCGCTTCCCATATTCTCATGCACAgtctgttgctgctgctgtgcATATAACAATGCCACAGCCGTCGGCTCAGGCATCAACCGGAGGATGTGGAGGCCAGCCATGGCACAAGCACGTTCAATCCGTGTCAATTGAAACCTGCTAAATGACACTGGAATGGTTAGAACAACATTTCTTATGGGCTTCTTCAACTGAAGTTCAGCCATGGCTCGAAGTTCAACCAGAAATATTGCAAGGACTTCTTCAGGCGTGGTGGATCTCCAAGCATTGTTCACTAAAGCTGCAATAAATGGGCGAACACCAATATCCAAAGTCTGAACCAAAAATGGAAGCCTTTTGCTTGCATGAACCACAGGATCAGTATCCACTCTACCTATCAGTCGTTTCATGTTGAAAATCGCAACGCCAGATAATATTTCATATTCATGGGAGATCTGATTGCTGACTCCACCTGAAGGGACTTCTTCCTTGAAGGTAACATATGATCGCATCAACTTTTGGTTTCTGGTGTTCTTTAGGAGCTCTACCTCGGAGCCATTCCAGACTGCAATACTGCACTGTGAAGTCCCAATGTCAATTCCAATTGCAATTTCTGCAAAAGCCGGTGAAGATTTCTCCTCCCCAGTGGTTTCACTATCAGATGCCACAGTGTATTTTGGTTCTTCCATTCCTGTATTTTGACGAAGAAATAAGGAAGTTGCTTGTCAAAAACTTGAAACAGATACCCACCCACACACGCAAACGCATATATATGCCCCCGCGAGCGTGCAAGACAAGGATGCTGAGGCAAAATGCCTGAACTTTGAACTTTAACCGTGACATAATTTTTATGTACAGAATCAAGATGATATCAAATCCAACAAAAACATCCACAAAGAATTCCTGTGTTTTTGGTCTATCTTCTGAAAGATAGGTGAGTCAGACACCCTTTTTGATCATTCACGTTAGTATCATTATCTTTCCCACCAATTTTAACAATATGAAAAAAGATGAGGGTATCTTGAAAAGCATTGTCTACTAATCCCAGTTCAAGTTACATATAATGAGGGCATTTAGGCTCtgaaaccaaataaataaagaaaacaatctCACCAGACATGAAAAAAGTTCTAAAATGAATCATTTCGTGCTGGAGAACCTTTAGTAAGGTAAGAGTATGCTTCGTAGACAATGCAGACATTGTACCTTTTCATTGTAGAACAAAACGAAACTGTACGAAATGAAGCCAAGTTGGTagcatatgtatatataaataaataactgaTTTCTatcaccaaataaaaataatgtatattaATCCCAAACAAAGGAAATAACTAACTAGTATCTAAAGAGACATCAAGAGCGAGGgcataattgatttttgaagggtaaaattgcaAACCCGAAAACAATTGAGCCTTTCCTGGCAAGTGGGTTCTTATGAACAATTCAAATTTGAAACtgcaaaaattaattcaagcttTCAAACATGTAAAGATAAAGTACAGTTCGCGTGGATTTGGTATTTCAGCAAACACCTTTAAGGCATTCTTCATCTATTTAAGTAAATAGACATGAAACGATGAAACACCTAAAACCCATCTAAAATATGACTTACAAAAAACTTCAATATCCCTTGATAGTTGAACATTCATTGTAGAAGAAGCATAAGCTTGCAACCGATTTAAGAGCAGATAAATTCTCACGAGAAGTCATATTTGCTACGATAAACAAAAACAAGCCAAACCCGGTGGCCATTTACTTCAAGGACTTAGGTTGATTTAGTacgttaaatttaataaaacaaaaattaagagaGCAAATACGATCACTAGTTACTTGATGACAGTTTCaggaaactaataaaaataagaaacatgGATTGtagcaaagtaaaaaaaaaatacaaagaagatAATGAGTTCGAGAGATGCTAACCTGACTAGTTtttctttatagaaaaataatgtaTGCGCAAGAATGTcacaaggaaaaagagaaacGCTGTTGCTATTGATATTGGTAGTAGAGGCTACAGAGGGAAAGAGAAGCAGTTAATAAATAAAGGGGAAGAAAAGTAAGGAAGGAACAATTTAGAAGAGACCAGAAGGACTGAGTCCTTCTGGACTCTGGTGATGAAATGAGAGGGCATGCAAAGGTGGTGAGGTGTCTCCCTCATGTTCTAGACTTTCCCGGAAGGTCTAGAAGCTTTTGAGCCAGATGAGCGTCTTCTTcccctctcttctcttttaGTTTAACCTTTACGTCTGGGCCTTTGGGTTTGCTTGTTGTGACCAAATTAATCAATGTTCATTAATAGgccttttatctttttatttttcttttaaaaaaatagtttgggctttaaactaatttataggcctttagttttgttttcttatgttgTTATTTGCGAAAAGCTATTTTTGTGttattggtatttttatttaattttacttatgcattaaatttaatattctttataAATAGTGAAATACGTGAAGTTTTTTTACCTACTCTCGAATACAAATTTATATTTCCCGGTGTTTTTCACTTATGCATTCTTTTAGCTTTGTGATTTATCCCTTTATTCTTCTTgcaaatttagctttttttacttcttcttttttctagtaTAGAGCTTCctattttagattttctttaaaatgaaaatctttGTACTTCATTGGGTTTTTCGTAAAGGGCCTAGCCCTCTTCTAACTTAGCTGGGCAGGAGGCCTTGTCTCTGTCATTTTCCTGTTTCCGCACAGTTTCATAAGTTGCCATTGTTTCGATGCATTGTATCAGGTGGGCCAGTTGAGATATTCACCTGAGTTTCAAAGCTCGAGCAGGCCCAATAACATCTTTAGcatcaataattgatcatgaaaaacaaaagttcCGTCGAGCTCTGTGTAAAGGATTAATTTGTATCGGAACTCTTCGTGCCATGAATGAAGAATGGCACTGTAGAACATATTTTGGGTTTGGTCAATCTGCAGTCCCGTCCAAGAGGTGTAACGTGATGATAAAAAGGTTGAGATCTGCACAGTAGATCTCGAGTTCAAGTCAGGATATGCATCTCTTGTTGCCGGGGTTTTACTTGCTCACCTAGGCCCACTAAATATGTTTTCTAGAGAGTGGGGTTtcctcaaatccaaaaaataaaaatctgcaGTGCCGCTTGAGCCACTTAGGAACTTTGCT is part of the Populus alba chromosome 10, ASM523922v2, whole genome shotgun sequence genome and encodes:
- the LOC118046584 gene encoding heat shock 70 kDa protein 8, whose translation is MEEPKYTVASDSETTGEEKSSPAFAEIAIGIDIGTSQCSIAVWNGSEVELLKNTRNQKLMRSYVTFKEEVPSGGVSNQISHEYEILSGVAIFNMKRLIGRVDTDPVVHASKRLPFLVQTLDIGVRPFIAALVNNAWRSTTPEEVLAIFLVELRAMAELQLKKPIRNVVLTIPVSFSRFQLTRIERACAMAGLHILRLMPEPTAVALLYAQQQQQTVHENMGSGSEKNALIFNMGAGYCDVAVTATAGGVSQIKALAGAAIGGEDILQNMMQYLLPNSESLFLNHRVNEIKSLGLLRVATEDAIHQLSSQSSVQVNVDLGNGSKIYKVVTREEFEQVNLKVFEKCESLVRQCLRDSKVDIEDLTDVILVGGCSYIPKIRNVVKAVCKREELYKAIDPLEAAVCGAALEGAVASGIIDPFGNLDLLTIQATPLGIGIRADGNCFVPIIPRNTTMPARKELLFTTTHDNQTEALILVYEGEGTKVEENHLLGYFKIVGIPAAPKGVPEINVCMDIDASNTLRVFAGVVIPGTDQPMAPFMEVRMPTVDDGHGWCAEALNRSYGSTLDLVTVQKKM